One Fusobacterium ulcerans DNA segment encodes these proteins:
- the opp1B gene encoding nickel/cobalt ABC transporter permease translates to MKNYILKRILMSIPLLLCISFVCFVFINLIPSDPAEVALRVRQTPIITEEAIMQVREELGLNDPFLLRYIKWLFQCLRLDFGVSYTNPARTVLGEIGRCLPATLKLAGMSLLFVVTLSLPIGFFCAVYKDSLFDRVMRGIIFMTTAMPAYWIGLLLIWLISIKLDLLPTSGGGGLKYLILPSFTVSLTYISTYIRLIRNNMLENMKEDYVLYANVRGLKQKDILRKHILKNSLHTCIVAIGMSIPQLIAGTIVVENVFAWPGIGKLCITSIFNRDYPVIQAYVLMVGTLFVVFNLIFDIIQYVSDPRLRKEVC, encoded by the coding sequence TTGAAGAACTATATACTAAAACGTATTCTTATGAGTATCCCTCTTCTCCTGTGCATATCTTTTGTCTGTTTTGTTTTTATCAATCTTATTCCTTCAGACCCTGCTGAAGTAGCTCTAAGAGTAAGACAGACTCCCATCATCACAGAAGAAGCTATAATGCAGGTAAGAGAAGAGCTAGGGCTCAATGACCCTTTTCTTTTAAGATATATCAAATGGCTTTTTCAATGTCTGAGACTAGATTTTGGAGTAAGCTACACAAACCCAGCACGTACTGTTCTTGGAGAGATTGGAAGATGCCTTCCAGCTACTTTAAAACTTGCTGGAATGTCTCTTCTTTTTGTAGTGACTCTCAGTCTGCCAATAGGATTCTTTTGTGCAGTGTACAAAGATTCTCTTTTTGACCGTGTAATGAGAGGAATAATTTTTATGACTACTGCCATGCCTGCTTATTGGATTGGTCTGCTTTTAATATGGTTGATCAGTATAAAACTTGATCTGCTTCCTACAAGTGGCGGAGGGGGGCTGAAATATCTTATCCTTCCTTCTTTTACTGTTTCTCTTACATATATCTCTACTTATATTAGACTTATCAGAAACAATATGCTTGAAAATATGAAGGAAGATTATGTTCTTTATGCAAATGTAAGGGGGTTGAAGCAAAAAGATATTCTTAGAAAACATATATTAAAAAATTCTCTCCATACTTGTATCGTTGCTATTGGTATGAGTATTCCTCAGCTTATAGCAGGTACTATTGTTGTAGAGAATGTATTTGCATGGCCTGGTATTGGAAAACTATGTATAACTTCTATTTTCAATAGAGACTACCCTGTAATTCAAGCTTACGTACTTATGGTTGGAACACTTTTTGTAGTTTTCAATCTTATATTTGATATCATTCAATATGTATCTGACCCTAGACTTAGAAAGGAAGTGTGTTAA
- the opp1C gene encoding nickel/cobalt ABC transporter permease, with protein MFNKLLKNKTAVFCMALILLLSVMGIFAPLFAPNDPYENDIMNKFASYSLQYPLGTDQLGRCVFSRMIYGIRPTLFLSLVTMLGTIGLGTLMGLLAGYFKGTIDEVIMRIVDMMLSFPSQIMILAIVALLGVDIRNVIIANIFIKWAWYARMIRTNVVKYTDKNFVLFSRCIGSGERFILIRHMIPCIASEMAVLATLDIGWAVLNISTLSFLGLGVQAPVPEWGAMLNEAKNVMTTNPIQMIAPGIAVVILVASFNLLGDCLRDAFDPKEAQI; from the coding sequence ATGTTTAATAAGCTTTTAAAAAACAAAACTGCTGTCTTCTGTATGGCACTTATACTTCTTCTTTCTGTCATGGGAATATTTGCTCCACTGTTTGCTCCAAATGACCCCTATGAAAATGATATTATGAATAAATTCGCATCTTATTCATTACAGTACCCATTGGGGACTGACCAGTTGGGAAGATGTGTTTTTTCAAGAATGATTTATGGAATAAGACCTACTCTTTTCCTTTCTCTTGTAACTATGCTGGGTACTATTGGTCTTGGAACTCTTATGGGACTTCTGGCTGGATATTTCAAAGGAACTATTGATGAAGTTATAATGAGAATTGTAGATATGATGCTCTCTTTCCCAAGCCAGATTATGATACTTGCTATTGTAGCTCTTCTGGGAGTGGATATAAGGAATGTCATCATTGCAAACATATTTATAAAATGGGCATGGTATGCACGTATGATAAGAACAAATGTTGTAAAATATACAGATAAAAATTTTGTTCTTTTTTCAAGATGTATTGGTTCTGGAGAAAGATTTATTCTCATAAGGCATATGATTCCATGTATAGCTTCTGAAATGGCTGTACTGGCTACTCTTGATATTGGGTGGGCTGTACTTAATATTTCCACCCTGTCATTTCTTGGACTTGGTGTACAGGCTCCTGTTCCTGAATGGGGAGCTATGCTTAATGAAGCTAAAAATGTTATGACAACCAACCCTATTCAGATGATAGCTCCCGGTATTGCAGTGGTTATTCTTGTAGCTTCTTTCAATCTTCTTGGAGACTGCCTGAGAGATGCTTTTGACCCTAAGGAGGCACAGATATGA